From a single Miscanthus floridulus cultivar M001 chromosome 8, ASM1932011v1, whole genome shotgun sequence genomic region:
- the LOC136469389 gene encoding uridine 5'-monophosphate synthase-like, producing MLVRHGKVGEEKVTKVRWFLNSSAVPGVPAGPPKSSATARRESFAKRAGLAMNPMGRKLFEVREVKQSNLCVAADVGTAKELLELADEVDIFSDFTTDFGAKLHTNLETSGMKVMQLVQELVQADTSGCSS from the exons ATGTTGGTGAGGCACGGGAAGGTGGGTGAGGAGAAGGTCACCAAGGTCAGGTGGTTCCTCAACTCCAGTGCGGTGCCCGGCGTGCCTGCTGGACCACCCAAGTCGTCAGCTACTGCTAGGAGGGAATCCTTTGCGAAGAGGGCGGGGTTGGCCATGAACCCCATGGGGAGGAAGCTGTTTGAGGTGAGGGAGGTGAAGCAGAGCAACTTGTGTGTTGCGGCGGATGTTGGGACAGCAAAAGAGCTACTTGAGCTTGCTGACGAG GTTGATATCTTTTCTGATTTTACAACAGATTTTGGGGCCAAGCTTCACACA AATCTTGAGACAAGTGGGATGAAGGTGATGCAACTGGTGCAGGAGCTTGTTCAGGCCGACACTAGCGG ATGTTCGAGTTGA
- the LOC136472590 gene encoding uncharacterized protein isoform X1, protein MKFEDVYAQAEYFFADVIGIIVHVSNIRGRDDVRMRPYRYVVLMNERYHCIIITVKYTHICRHLSEWRQAASELRILAGLHVQMNRKRGGVTTTDDFSELVFSPICNQAHDFQSLRNHLLVDEARHRRVQEFAKDTVSCLINLEN, encoded by the exons ATGAAATTCGAGGATGTATACGCTCAAGCTGAGTACTTTTTTGCAG ATGTCATTGGTATaattgtgcatgtgtctaatattcGAGGAAGGGATGACGTGCGGATGCGACCGTACAGATATGTGGTGCTGATGAATGAAAG GTACCACTGCATCATAATAACAGTCAAGTATACACACATATGCCGTCACTTATCGGAATGGCGGCAAGCGGCATCAGAGTTGCGCATTTTAGCTGGTCTCCATGTACAAATGAATAGAAAGAGAG GCGGAGTGACCACTACTGACGATTTCAGCGAATTGGTATTCAGTCCTATTTGTAATCAGGCGCATGATTTTCAAA gccTACGCAATCATCTGCTTGTTGATGAAGCCAGACATCGCCGAGTTCAAGAATTTGCTAAGGACACCGTGTCGTGTCTCATAAATTTAGAGAACTAA
- the LOC136472590 gene encoding uncharacterized protein isoform X2 — MKFEDVYAQAEYFFADVIGIIVHVSNIRGRDDVRMRPYRYVVLMNERYHCIIITVKYTHICRHLSEWRQAASELRILAGLHVQMNRKRGGVTTTDDFSELAYAIICLLMKPDIAEFKNLLRTPCRVS, encoded by the exons ATGAAATTCGAGGATGTATACGCTCAAGCTGAGTACTTTTTTGCAG ATGTCATTGGTATaattgtgcatgtgtctaatattcGAGGAAGGGATGACGTGCGGATGCGACCGTACAGATATGTGGTGCTGATGAATGAAAG GTACCACTGCATCATAATAACAGTCAAGTATACACACATATGCCGTCACTTATCGGAATGGCGGCAAGCGGCATCAGAGTTGCGCATTTTAGCTGGTCTCCATGTACAAATGAATAGAAAGAGAG GCGGAGTGACCACTACTGACGATTTCAGCGAATTG gccTACGCAATCATCTGCTTGTTGATGAAGCCAGACATCGCCGAGTTCAAGAATTTGCTAAGGACACCGTGTCGTGTCTCATAA